The following are from one region of the Candidatus Acidulodesulfobacterium ferriphilum genome:
- the mnmG gene encoding tRNA uridine-5-carboxymethylaminomethyl(34) synthesis enzyme MnmG has product MIIKKDKDNFFDVIVVGAGHAGIEAALAAAKIGLSAAVITINLDNIGQMSCNPAIGGLAKGHLVREIDALGGEMGKAIDKTGIQFRTLNTKKGPAVRSSRAQADMFRYKAYMKNALESAGNLTIIQSMVDSLIVNQGRAEGVVLWTGENLYSNAVILTTGTFLKGLIHIGLFNYSAGRAGDFAADKLSLSLIENGLELGRLKTGTTPRLDGRTIDFSGLEEQKGEDDFIPFSIADKNITNGISCYITYTNEKTHNIILSDLDKSPLYCGVIKGVGPRYCPSIEDKVVRFKDKERHQIFLERESLDSVEYYPNGLSTSLPLDTQLKFLRTIKGLEDVKIMRPGYAIEYDYVLPVQLKHSLETKNIENLFLAGQINGTSGYEEAAAQGIIAGINAALKIKGEKPLILARDEAYIGVLIDDLITLGTAEPYRMFTSRAEYRLLLREDNADFRLCEYGKEAGLLDEERYSIYKDRLSRFNELLSFLKSYENGKYYDLLKRPDVAMENLMNEFGAEIDKFGRDILNRAQLFIKYEGYINRQKEEISRLKKFEGIKLSKDIDFNTIPGLSLEVIEKLNKIKPETIAEAGRISGITPAAVGILLMRCHKS; this is encoded by the coding sequence ATGATTATAAAAAAAGACAAAGATAATTTTTTCGATGTAATTGTCGTCGGTGCCGGACATGCAGGCATAGAAGCCGCTTTGGCGGCCGCAAAAATCGGCTTGAGCGCCGCCGTCATAACTATTAATTTAGACAATATCGGACAGATGTCCTGCAACCCGGCAATAGGCGGTTTAGCCAAAGGGCATCTCGTAAGGGAAATAGACGCCCTTGGCGGAGAAATGGGCAAGGCGATAGATAAAACAGGCATCCAGTTTAGAACGCTTAACACCAAAAAAGGCCCCGCAGTCAGGTCTTCCCGCGCTCAGGCAGACATGTTTCGTTATAAAGCTTATATGAAAAATGCTCTTGAATCGGCCGGAAATTTAACCATAATTCAATCCATGGTCGATTCATTAATTGTAAATCAAGGAAGAGCGGAAGGGGTTGTTTTATGGACAGGCGAAAACCTTTATTCCAATGCGGTTATTTTAACTACCGGAACATTTTTAAAGGGGCTTATCCACATCGGGCTTTTTAATTATAGCGCTGGAAGGGCGGGGGATTTTGCCGCCGATAAGCTTTCTTTAAGTTTAATCGAAAACGGTCTTGAACTCGGAAGGCTTAAAACAGGCACAACCCCAAGATTAGACGGAAGAACGATCGATTTTTCCGGGCTTGAGGAGCAAAAAGGCGAGGACGATTTTATACCTTTTTCCATTGCGGATAAGAATATCACGAACGGCATCAGCTGTTATATAACCTACACCAATGAAAAAACCCATAATATAATTTTAAGCGATCTCGATAAATCCCCTTTATATTGCGGGGTTATCAAGGGCGTCGGGCCGAGGTACTGCCCGTCCATAGAGGATAAGGTCGTCAGGTTTAAAGATAAAGAAAGGCACCAGATATTTTTGGAAAGGGAAAGCCTTGATTCCGTCGAATACTATCCGAACGGGCTTTCGACAAGCCTGCCGTTGGATACCCAGCTTAAATTTTTAAGAACGATAAAAGGGCTTGAAGATGTTAAAATCATGAGGCCGGGATATGCCATTGAATACGATTATGTACTGCCCGTCCAGCTTAAACATTCTTTAGAAACCAAAAATATCGAAAATCTTTTTCTGGCGGGGCAGATTAACGGAACATCGGGCTATGAAGAGGCGGCGGCTCAGGGGATTATCGCCGGAATTAACGCCGCTTTGAAGATTAAGGGCGAAAAGCCTCTGATACTTGCAAGAGACGAGGCGTATATAGGAGTTTTAATCGACGATTTAATTACGCTTGGAACCGCCGAACCTTATAGAATGTTTACATCCAGAGCCGAATACAGGCTTTTGTTGCGGGAAGACAATGCCGATTTCAGGCTTTGCGAATACGGCAAAGAGGCAGGCTTGTTAGACGAAGAAAGATACTCTATATATAAAGACAGATTATCCAGGTTTAATGAATTATTATCTTTTTTAAAATCCTATGAAAACGGAAAATATTACGACCTGTTAAAGCGGCCGGATGTTGCGATGGAAAATCTTATGAATGAATTTGGGGCGGAAATCGACAAATTCGGAAGGGATATACTAAACAGGGCACAGCTTTTTATCAAATACGAGGGCTATATCAACAGGCAAAAGGAAGAAATCAGCCGGTTAAAAAAATTTGAGGGCATTAAGTTAAGTAAAGATATTGATTTTAATACAATTCCGGGTCTGTCGCTCGAAGTAATCGAAAAACTTAATAAGATTAAGCCCGAAACCATCGCCGAAGCCGGCAGGATTTCCGGTATTACGCCTGCCGCCGTCGGTATTTTATTGATGAGATGCCATAAGTCCTGA
- the fdnG gene encoding formate dehydrogenase-N subunit alpha, with amino-acid sequence MQVSRRSFIKGVLIASIIGETDLFGLSMDKAMAESRTLKIEKAKETKSICPFCAVGCSMIAYSTGDGSVNARPSIMHIEGDPDSPINQGRLCAKGSATMQITVNKNRVKAPLYRRKGSKEWEEVSWDFALDRIALLIKEERDKNFITKDNEGYALNQLPTIAAVGGSPCANENNYLFVKAMRSLGLVYIDGQARIUHAPTVVSLAASFGRGAMTNHWIDLKNSDVVMVMGANPAENHPVGFRWALKAREKKNAKIVVIDPRLTRTAAVADIFIPLRSGTDIAFLGWLINYTVSNNLYFKEYVVNYTNAPFLVKSNFGFRDGLFSGYIENEHKYDTESWGFQLDTKGNVLKDISLENPQSVFQIVKKHYSRYTAETVSKITGVSEEKLIEAAHVICSTGNPNTVGTVMYAVGWTQHTVGSQNIRAASMLQLLLGNIGRPGGGVNALRGHANVQGQTDHGLVATTLPGYLKMPAKTQIDLKTYLKENTPSKIDTHAVNYWSNTSKFLVSLLKAWWGGNATKENDFNYEYLPKLDSNTTWMFAFNAMFYGKINGLIDFGMNPACVGPNSDKMLASLGRLKWLVVIDPFAHETACFWKRPGNDYDSKGIAANSADIDTEVFMLPSSDWIEEDGSFTNSGRWVQWKYKSYDPAHNAKSDTWIISNIFLKIRKLYEKSGGVFPEPITKLSWNYEDIYSPTKEEIAKEINGRDLKTGKLLPSFVVLKDDGSTSSGNWIYSGSFTEAGNMMKRKKLTDNTKMGMFHEWSWSWPVNRRILYNRASADIKGNPWNEKLRALWWNGKEWVGDVPDYPPTAPPSKEIGPFIMTNSGYANIFSSALVDGPIAEHYEPIESPTVNILHPNVSINPAVKFFKDKLDIIGKSSKYPYVCTTYRVAEHEHYLTRWVPYLVEIMPDFFVELPHELAKEKDIQNGDKVKVSSARGEVVGVAVVTKRIEPLIVNGKKVWQIGVPLHWGYEGLVKGPLANLLTLTVGDPNAFTPEYKTFLVNISKP; translated from the coding sequence ATGCAGGTTTCAAGGCGCTCGTTCATTAAAGGGGTATTGATAGCCTCAATAATCGGGGAAACCGATTTATTCGGCCTGTCCATGGATAAAGCCATGGCGGAATCAAGAACATTAAAAATAGAAAAGGCAAAAGAAACTAAAAGCATCTGTCCGTTTTGCGCAGTAGGATGCAGTATGATAGCATATTCTACGGGAGACGGTTCCGTAAACGCAAGGCCGTCTATTATGCATATAGAAGGCGATCCCGACAGCCCGATAAATCAGGGAAGGCTCTGCGCGAAAGGCTCCGCGACAATGCAGATAACGGTAAATAAAAACAGGGTTAAAGCCCCTCTTTACAGAAGAAAGGGTTCAAAAGAGTGGGAAGAGGTTTCATGGGATTTTGCATTGGATAGAATTGCGTTGCTTATTAAAGAAGAAAGGGATAAGAATTTTATAACAAAAGACAATGAAGGCTACGCTTTAAATCAGCTTCCGACTATCGCCGCGGTAGGAGGTTCCCCCTGCGCAAACGAAAACAACTACCTTTTTGTAAAAGCTATGAGGTCGCTTGGTCTCGTCTATATAGACGGACAGGCAAGGATATGACACGCTCCCACAGTGGTCAGTTTGGCCGCTTCCTTTGGTCGTGGGGCAATGACAAATCATTGGATAGATCTGAAAAACTCGGATGTCGTGATGGTAATGGGCGCAAACCCTGCTGAAAATCATCCTGTCGGCTTCAGATGGGCGCTAAAAGCGCGCGAGAAAAAAAATGCAAAAATAGTAGTAATAGATCCCCGTTTAACCCGAACCGCGGCGGTTGCCGATATTTTTATCCCTTTGAGGTCCGGAACCGACATTGCGTTTTTAGGCTGGCTCATCAATTACACCGTCTCCAACAATTTATATTTTAAAGAATATGTCGTAAATTATACCAACGCCCCGTTCCTTGTTAAAAGTAATTTCGGATTCAGGGACGGCCTTTTCAGCGGCTACATTGAAAACGAACATAAATACGACACCGAAAGCTGGGGCTTCCAGCTTGATACAAAGGGCAATGTTCTGAAAGATATTTCGCTTGAAAATCCGCAATCCGTTTTTCAAATAGTCAAAAAGCATTATTCAAGATACACCGCCGAAACGGTTTCTAAAATAACAGGAGTATCCGAAGAAAAGCTAATCGAAGCCGCGCATGTTATATGTTCCACCGGCAATCCAAATACGGTCGGAACCGTAATGTATGCAGTCGGATGGACTCAGCATACCGTCGGCTCCCAAAATATAAGGGCGGCATCAATGCTTCAGCTTCTTTTAGGCAATATCGGAAGACCGGGGGGCGGCGTTAACGCCTTAAGAGGTCATGCGAATGTGCAGGGGCAGACGGATCACGGTCTTGTTGCCACAACTCTGCCCGGCTATCTTAAAATGCCTGCCAAAACGCAAATAGACCTAAAAACATATTTAAAAGAAAATACCCCTTCTAAAATAGATACGCATGCCGTAAACTACTGGTCTAATACTTCCAAATTTCTCGTCAGCCTGTTAAAGGCATGGTGGGGGGGCAATGCTACGAAAGAAAACGATTTTAATTATGAATACCTCCCGAAGCTTGACAGCAATACGACATGGATGTTCGCTTTTAACGCGATGTTTTACGGAAAGATAAACGGGCTTATAGATTTCGGAATGAATCCGGCGTGCGTGGGTCCAAATTCCGATAAAATGCTTGCTTCGCTCGGAAGGCTGAAGTGGCTTGTCGTCATAGACCCTTTTGCCCATGAAACCGCATGTTTCTGGAAAAGGCCGGGGAATGATTATGATTCCAAGGGGATAGCCGCTAATTCCGCAGATATCGATACGGAGGTTTTCATGCTTCCCTCTTCCGACTGGATAGAGGAGGATGGTTCCTTTACAAATAGCGGCAGGTGGGTACAATGGAAATATAAATCTTACGACCCCGCGCATAACGCAAAATCCGATACATGGATAATATCTAATATTTTCTTGAAAATCAGGAAACTGTACGAGAAAAGCGGAGGGGTATTCCCTGAACCAATTACAAAACTATCGTGGAATTATGAGGATATATATTCCCCTACAAAGGAGGAAATAGCAAAAGAGATTAACGGAAGAGACCTAAAAACGGGGAAGCTGCTTCCTTCATTTGTCGTTTTAAAAGACGACGGCAGCACTTCCAGCGGAAACTGGATATATTCAGGGTCGTTTACGGAAGCTGGAAATATGATGAAAAGGAAAAAACTGACGGATAATACCAAAATGGGCATGTTCCATGAGTGGTCATGGAGCTGGCCGGTCAACAGGAGGATACTGTACAACAGGGCATCCGCCGACATTAAGGGAAATCCATGGAATGAAAAACTTCGCGCTTTATGGTGGAACGGCAAGGAATGGGTGGGCGATGTGCCTGATTATCCGCCGACAGCCCCGCCTTCAAAAGAAATCGGTCCTTTTATTATGACTAACAGCGGTTATGCCAATATATTTTCCAGCGCCCTTGTCGATGGTCCTATTGCCGAACATTATGAACCTATAGAATCGCCCACGGTTAACATTCTTCATCCGAATGTTTCGATAAACCCGGCGGTAAAATTTTTTAAAGACAAGCTCGACATTATCGGAAAATCCTCCAAATATCCTTATGTATGCACGACTTACAGGGTTGCCGAACATGAGCATTACCTTACCCGATGGGTTCCGTATCTCGTCGAAATAATGCCGGATTTTTTCGTCGAGCTTCCCCATGAACTTGCAAAAGAAAAAGATATTCAAAACGGGGACAAGGTTAAGGTATCTTCGGCAAGAGGCGAGGTCGTCGGCGTCGCGGTCGTTACAAAAAGAATCGAACCGCTTATCGTCAACGGTAAAAAGGTATGGCAGATAGGCGTTCCGCTTCACTGGGGGTACGAAGGATTGGTTAAGGGTCCTCTTGCAAACTTGCTTACTCTTACTGTCGGAGACCCGAATGCCTTCACGCCGGAATACAAAACATTCCTTGTTAATATTTCTAAACCGTAA
- a CDS encoding hydantoin racemase — protein MNAKYNDIYRYFFGCLSILIPAFFTALSFYDFKQEFIIKSAFLSFSFKFDPLSVFFVIFISSISIFISIFSIKYGEKYDKKPSLFFYSFFFIISMIILVISNDMLTFLIFWELMSIFSFLLVIYEESEESRRAGFLYFLMTHIGTVLITASFIMLYLKTSSLSFDNYKGAAGVIIIAIAILGFSIKAGIMPFHTWLPYAHPVAPANISAIMSGIMVNMAIYGILKFLFIFSSGSGSFLGIALLILGALSALLGIMYAMVQKDIKKLLAFSTIENMGIIFMGIGISYWAKIENFKSLEHLAMLAVLLHIINHGLSKSSLFMGSGLIDKYTHTRNMEKLGGLSKKMRQLSVLFLIGVMSISALPPLNGFLSEWYLYVSLIGSVFTGNLYMVYFSVIAIALLSLSGAAAVAAFTKLFGVTFLGKPRTVHAENAAEPHAVERIGMAIPVLLCVFIGIYPYQIISALNMIIFYLTGGTAGASPFSAVRLTHAQSYTLYMPGLVAITFVLILLILFFYLRIFSTDKKRIFETWSCGLDEKNSKAQYSGSGFSSSIMKVFSSFYSSVSEVNFEKDVKKYFRSKSVYTEEINDIFEKYFYIPIEKLYLKLSDIFNILTNSENINVSLGYLFLSLIVCFIIYIFIIR, from the coding sequence ATGAATGCTAAATATAACGATATTTATAGATATTTCTTCGGATGCCTGTCCATTTTAATCCCTGCTTTTTTTACAGCCTTAAGTTTTTATGATTTTAAGCAAGAATTTATTATAAAATCAGCATTCCTAAGCTTTTCGTTCAAATTTGACCCCCTTTCCGTGTTTTTTGTTATATTCATATCGTCTATTTCCATATTTATCTCGATTTTTTCGATTAAATACGGGGAGAAATACGATAAAAAACCGTCCCTCTTTTTCTATTCTTTTTTCTTTATAATATCCATGATAATTCTTGTTATAAGCAACGATATGCTGACATTTTTGATATTTTGGGAATTAATGTCGATATTTTCCTTTTTATTGGTTATTTACGAGGAAAGCGAGGAATCGAGAAGGGCGGGCTTTTTATATTTTTTAATGACGCATATCGGAACCGTTCTCATAACGGCAAGTTTTATCATGCTGTATTTAAAAACCTCCTCGTTGTCTTTCGACAACTATAAAGGTGCTGCCGGGGTTATTATAATAGCAATCGCAATACTCGGATTTTCCATTAAAGCCGGCATTATGCCCTTTCATACATGGCTTCCCTATGCCCATCCGGTTGCCCCGGCAAACATTTCCGCTATTATGTCAGGCATAATGGTCAATATGGCGATATACGGTATTTTAAAATTTTTATTTATTTTTAGCTCCGGCAGCGGCTCTTTTTTGGGCATAGCATTGCTTATTTTAGGGGCTTTATCGGCGCTTTTAGGCATAATGTACGCAATGGTTCAAAAGGATATAAAAAAACTGCTGGCCTTTTCAACAATCGAAAACATGGGCATAATTTTTATGGGCATAGGCATATCTTACTGGGCAAAGATTGAAAATTTTAAGTCTTTAGAACATCTTGCAATGTTAGCCGTTTTGCTTCATATAATAAACCATGGGTTAAGCAAGAGTTCGCTTTTTATGGGTTCTGGACTAATTGACAAATATACCCATACTAGAAATATGGAAAAACTGGGCGGACTTTCTAAAAAAATGAGGCAGTTATCAGTTTTATTTCTTATAGGGGTGATGTCAATTTCCGCGCTCCCGCCGCTAAACGGTTTCTTAAGCGAGTGGTATTTGTATGTTTCTTTAATCGGCTCCGTCTTTACGGGGAATTTATATATGGTGTATTTTTCCGTTATAGCCATTGCCCTTTTGTCGCTGAGCGGGGCTGCGGCGGTAGCCGCTTTTACAAAACTATTCGGCGTTACCTTTCTGGGAAAGCCCAGAACGGTTCACGCCGAAAATGCCGCAGAGCCCCATGCTGTCGAAAGAATAGGAATGGCAATTCCTGTTTTGTTATGCGTTTTTATCGGTATTTATCCTTATCAAATAATATCGGCTTTGAATATGATTATATTTTATTTAACGGGCGGGACCGCCGGTGCAAGTCCGTTTTCCGCCGTGCGCCTTACGCATGCACAATCCTACACCTTATACATGCCCGGTTTAGTTGCAATTACCTTTGTTTTAATTTTATTAATTTTATTTTTCTATCTCAGGATATTCTCTACCGATAAAAAAAGGATATTTGAAACATGGTCATGCGGGCTCGATGAAAAAAATTCAAAAGCTCAGTATTCCGGCAGCGGATTTTCCTCAAGCATAATGAAGGTTTTTTCCTCTTTTTATTCCTCCGTTTCCGAGGTTAACTTTGAAAAGGACGTAAAAAAATATTTCAGGTCTAAATCCGTTTATACCGAAGAAATTAACGATATTTTCGAAAAATACTTTTATATTCCCATAGAAAAATTATATTTAAAATTATCCGATATTTTTAACATATTAACCAATTCGGAAAATATAAATGTTTCTTTAGGGTATTTATTTTTATCGTTAATAGTTTGCTTCATTATATACATATTTATAATAAGGTAA
- the fdhE gene encoding formate dehydrogenase accessory protein FdhE encodes MDSFEQVIKNIDLKLYALGKRKEAGADLEGVSDIYKNILISQKNLVSKILKENIKDIYSLPLPVRGKTFDRPLIGNMNVNVACIANLFDFFIKNIPLHSISSGLNNDIEKYARNFFNDNYDYLTRLKSDEIILFEGFLRPFLESMAICMKNKDGQGLSEYNSNDNLDNFSNTCSFCGSEPSYGFLKSDDETQNYLMLECSKCGSAWRYYRVQCVFCGEEDPSKLEIFKSDEYGNACLQYCKICKNYFKIIDLRNDQTLIPEIEDILTIPLDIWMHKNMPLEISANTVA; translated from the coding sequence ATGGATAGTTTTGAGCAGGTAATAAAAAATATCGACCTTAAGTTATATGCTTTAGGCAAAAGAAAGGAGGCGGGGGCAGACCTTGAAGGCGTATCCGACATTTATAAAAATATCCTTATTTCGCAAAAAAACCTTGTTTCAAAAATTTTAAAGGAAAATATTAAAGATATTTACAGCTTGCCTTTGCCTGTAAGGGGGAAAACTTTTGACCGCCCGCTTATCGGAAACATGAATGTTAATGTTGCCTGCATAGCAAATCTGTTTGATTTTTTTATTAAAAACATTCCGTTGCATAGCATTTCATCCGGTTTAAATAATGATATAGAAAAATATGCGCGCAATTTTTTTAATGATAATTATGATTATTTGACACGCCTTAAATCGGACGAGATTATTTTATTTGAGGGATTTTTAAGACCATTTTTGGAGTCTATGGCTATATGTATGAAAAATAAAGATGGTCAGGGTCTCAGCGAATATAATTCCAATGATAACCTCGATAATTTTAGCAATACCTGCTCTTTTTGCGGCAGTGAGCCTTCTTACGGTTTTTTAAAATCCGATGATGAAACGCAAAATTATTTAATGCTTGAATGTTCAAAGTGCGGAAGCGCATGGCGATATTACAGGGTTCAGTGTGTTTTTTGCGGCGAGGAAGACCCCTCTAAGTTAGAAATTTTCAAATCCGATGAATACGGCAATGCCTGTCTGCAATACTGCAAGATATGCAAAAATTATTTTAAGATAATCGACCTTAGAAACGACCAGACTCTTATACCCGAGATTGAGGATATTCTTACTATCCCTCTCGATATCTGGATGCATAAAAATATGCCCTTAGAAATTTCCGCAAATACGGTTGCGTAA
- a CDS encoding formate dehydrogenase subunit gamma, which translates to MINNSIAIKNASAVSSNSPAIRTEMPELVKLIDLSRCTGCKACEVACKEWNNLPPDKTENFGSMQLHRSLTPTTWTMVYFNEAVIDGNVKYLMRKNGCMHCENPACLTACPSPYAIVQYENGIVDFNQDKCTGCQFCVSACPFNIPQFDSVSNRVYKCTLCIDRIDAGLPPSCAKACPTSAITFGEKHKILDNAKTEIKKLVKRGFKNAKLYSPKGVGGTHVMTILPYGNNTEDYELPKNPEVSPLTTFTKGPLAVFGGLFMGLTTLGSFAHLITAGQSKAPEALAAKEGKEEEIDRHNLATRIIHWTVAISAVLLIVSGLSLYSPKLFWLSNILGGPQSSRFLHPWIGVIFLISFGLLFIRWFKDMAIKPYDIDFIKNIYSYLIHDEKNIVKSDKFNGGQKLVFWCFSAGLALLFISGLFIWFPGFFGSFAARFGLFLHELTAIFFISAIIAHFYLSLIAIPGSLAGMITGKVKSSWARFHHGLWLNGNK; encoded by the coding sequence ATGATTAATAATAGTATAGCCATAAAAAACGCTTCGGCTGTTTCGTCAAATTCACCTGCTATAAGAACGGAAATGCCCGAATTAGTTAAGCTTATAGACCTCTCAAGATGCACCGGGTGCAAGGCTTGCGAGGTGGCGTGCAAGGAATGGAACAACCTGCCCCCGGATAAAACCGAAAACTTCGGAAGCATGCAGCTTCACCGCTCGCTTACTCCTACGACATGGACGATGGTATATTTTAACGAAGCCGTAATAGACGGAAATGTCAAATACCTTATGAGAAAAAACGGATGCATGCATTGCGAAAATCCGGCCTGTCTTACCGCATGCCCTTCCCCTTATGCTATCGTTCAATATGAAAACGGCATAGTGGATTTCAATCAGGACAAATGCACCGGCTGCCAATTTTGCGTCTCGGCCTGCCCGTTCAATATTCCCCAATTTGACTCCGTATCCAATAGGGTATATAAATGCACGCTTTGCATAGACAGAATAGACGCGGGGCTTCCCCCTTCGTGCGCCAAAGCCTGTCCTACTTCCGCTATAACATTTGGAGAAAAACATAAGATATTGGACAACGCAAAGACGGAAATTAAAAAACTTGTAAAAAGAGGGTTTAAAAACGCAAAGCTATACAGCCCCAAAGGCGTCGGCGGAACCCATGTTATGACTATCCTTCCATACGGAAATAATACGGAAGATTACGAACTCCCAAAAAATCCCGAAGTTTCGCCGCTTACGACATTCACTAAGGGTCCGCTTGCGGTATTCGGAGGTTTATTTATGGGGCTGACCACTCTCGGTTCGTTTGCGCACCTCATAACCGCCGGACAGTCGAAAGCGCCGGAAGCTTTAGCCGCTAAAGAGGGCAAAGAGGAGGAAATAGACAGGCATAATCTTGCAACCAGAATTATTCACTGGACTGTGGCAATTTCCGCCGTTTTGCTCATTGTATCGGGGTTATCCCTTTATTCCCCGAAACTTTTCTGGCTGTCAAATATCCTTGGCGGACCGCAGTCTTCCCGGTTCCTTCACCCGTGGATAGGGGTTATATTCCTTATATCGTTCGGCCTCCTTTTTATCAGATGGTTTAAGGATATGGCGATAAAGCCGTATGATATAGATTTCATTAAAAATATATATTCGTACTTGATTCATGACGAAAAAAATATCGTTAAATCGGATAAATTTAACGGCGGACAAAAGTTGGTCTTCTGGTGTTTTTCGGCGGGGCTCGCACTGCTTTTTATCTCGGGACTGTTTATATGGTTTCCCGGTTTTTTCGGCTCCTTTGCGGCAAGATTCGGCCTTTTTCTTCACGAGTTGACGGCAATATTTTTTATAAGCGCGATAATAGCGCACTTTTATCTGAGCTTAATAGCCATCCCCGGTTCGCTCGCCGGCATGATTACGGGAAAAGTAAAATCGTCATGGGCAAGATTCCATCACGGATTATGGCTTAACGGCAATAAATAA